One Vespula pensylvanica isolate Volc-1 chromosome 14, ASM1446617v1, whole genome shotgun sequence genomic window carries:
- the LOC122634298 gene encoding MFS-type transporter SLC18B1-like — protein MVGQFTKRQWLTLIVISIADFANAICVSLQAPFYPQEAEKKGASPTEYGLVFGVFELVVFIISPVYGKHLNWIGPKLLFNGGILTTGTCAIFFGLLDKVDGHYPFIILSFLIRIVEALGNAAFLTASFAIIAKEFPNNVATTFASLETFFGLGLIVGPTVGGALYQVGGYTTPFAVLGSALFLSAVMTAFILPMHNNREQDAQNTGGVSKVLRIPGVLVATSSIIATSMSIGFLQATLEPHLRQFNLSHVVLGLMFVINGGTYALTAPIWGWFCDKYSHPKVVTAVGCILVAIAFSLVGPAPFIPYPTLIWMTVCGLVVHGLGMSAQLVASFTDALRTCISYGFPNNLETYGLISGLWTSTFALGAFIGPSVAGILLDNIGFRNASMFIVILHLMIAIFAAVFLSNCSKGPKPYTEIGVTDDVRVPLTDSGRSKSGSYRIARGQSVPIDRPNGMNSLIACNSYSNRAGAWSRASYSGRYSHSYGSIENKRYLELTT, from the exons ATGGTGGGTCAGTTCACCAAGAGACAATGGCTAACTCTCATAGTGATCAGTATCGCGGATTTTGCTAATGCCATCTGCGTCTCTCTTCAGGCACCCTTCTATCCTCAAGAG GCTGAGAAAAAGGGTGCCTCGCCAACTGAGTATGGATTGGTCTTTGGAGTTTTCGAGCTGGTGGTTTTCATCATCAGTCCTGTTTATGGAAAACAC TTAAACTGGATCGGTCCGAAGTTGTTATTCAATGGCGGTATCTTGACGACAGGAACTTGTGCTATCTTTTTCGGTCTGCTGGATAAGGTCGACGGTCACTATCCATTTATAATCCTCTCCTTCTTGATTAGGATTGTCGAGGCACTTGGAAACGCCGCCTTTCTAACTGCCAGTTTTGCGATTATCGCTAAAGAATTTCCGAATAATGTTGCGACGACATTTGCTAGCTTGGAAACGTTCTTTGGTTTGGGACTTATCGTTGGTCCTACAGTTGGTGGTGCTCTTTatcag GTCGGTGGATACACAACACCATTTGCTGTCCTAGGTTCGGCACTCTTTTTATCAGCTGTCATGACAGCATTCATTTTACCAATGCATAATAATCGTGAACAGGATGCACAAAACACTGGAG GTGTTTCGAAGGTACTAAGGATTCCAGGAGTTTTAGTAGCAACCTCGTCGATAATTGCAACTAGTATGAGTATAGGATTCTTACAGGCAACATTGGAACCACATTTACGTCAATTTAATTTGAGTCATGTAGTTTTGGGCTTGATGTTTGTCATCAATGGTGGCACTTATGCTCTTACTGCTCCAATCTGGGGTTGGTTTTGTGACAAATATTCACATCCAAAA gTGGTAACAGCAGTAGGATGTATTCTCGTTGCTATTGCATTCTCTTTGGTAGGACCTGCACCCTTCATACCATATCCTACATTGATTTGGATGACGGTTTGTGGACTCGTTGTCCATGGTTTAGGAATGTCTGCTCAATTGGTTGCTAGTTTCACGGATGCTCTAAGAACATGCAT atcttaTGGATTTCCAAATAATCTTGAAACTTATGGTTTAATAAGTGGTCTTTGGACAAGTACCTTTGCGTTGGGAGCCTTTATTGGTCCCAGTGTAGCTGGTATTCTTTTAGATAACATTGGATTTAGAAATGCCTCGATGTTTATTGTTATTCTTCACTTAATGATC GCTATATTCGCTGCCGTGTTTCTTAGCAATTGTTCGAAAGGGCCGAAACCTTACACGGAAATTGGTGTAACTGATGATGTAAGAGTACCTTTGACAGACAGTGGTCGATCAAAAAGTGGTAGCTATCGTATTGCTCGTGGTCAAAGCGTGCCGATAGACAGGCCGAATGGCATGAACTCGTTGATAGCTTGCAACAGTTATTCGAACAGAGCTGGTGCTTGGTCTAGAGCATCTTACAGCGGACGATATTCTCACAGTTATGGCTCGATCGAAAACAAACGATATCTTGAATTGACCACGTGA